The Mycobacterium paragordonae genome includes a region encoding these proteins:
- a CDS encoding TIGR02569 family protein: MTDEPPPEHVLAAFGLTGVQPAALGAAWEGGWRCGEVVLSMVADNARATWSARVRETLFVDGVRLARPVRSTDGRYVVSGWRADTFVAGAPEARHDEVVSAAVRLHEATGKLERPRFLTQGPTAPWADVDVFIAADRAAWEERPLQSVPPGARTAPPSADAQRSVELINQLATLRKPTRSPNQLVHGDLYGTVLFAGTAPPGITDITPYWRPASWAAGVVVVDALSWGEADDGLIERWSALPEWSQMLLRALMFRLAVHALHPRSTAEAFPGLARTAAMVRMIL, from the coding sequence GTGACTGACGAGCCGCCGCCCGAGCATGTGCTGGCGGCGTTCGGTTTGACCGGAGTCCAGCCCGCGGCCCTCGGGGCCGCCTGGGAAGGTGGCTGGCGATGCGGCGAAGTGGTGTTGTCGATGGTGGCCGACAACGCCCGCGCCACCTGGTCTGCCCGGGTGCGAGAGACGCTGTTCGTCGACGGTGTGCGCCTGGCCCGGCCGGTTCGTTCCACCGATGGCCGCTACGTGGTGTCCGGCTGGCGGGCGGACACGTTCGTCGCGGGTGCCCCGGAAGCCCGGCACGATGAAGTCGTCTCGGCCGCGGTTCGGCTGCACGAGGCCACCGGCAAACTGGAGCGCCCCCGATTCCTGACCCAGGGACCCACCGCGCCGTGGGCCGACGTCGACGTCTTCATCGCCGCCGACCGCGCCGCCTGGGAGGAACGGCCTCTGCAGTCGGTGCCCCCCGGTGCCCGCACCGCGCCCCCGTCCGCAGACGCGCAGCGATCTGTCGAGTTGATCAATCAGCTTGCGACACTGCGCAAGCCGACCCGCAGTCCCAATCAGCTGGTGCACGGAGACCTTTACGGCACAGTGCTTTTCGCCGGCACCGCGCCCCCCGGAATCACTGACATCACCCCGTACTGGCGGCCGGCGTCGTGGGCGGCCGGTGTGGTCGTCGTCGACGCCCTGTCCTGGGGCGAAGCGGACGACGGCCTCATCGAACGATGGAGTGCGTTGCCGGAGTGGTCGCAGATGTTGTTGCGCGCGTTGATGTTCCGTCTGGCGGTGCACGCGCTGCACCCACGGTCCACCGCCGAGGCGTTTCCGGGTCTGGCCCGCACCGCGGCCATGGTCCGGATGATTCTCTAG
- a CDS encoding alpha/beta fold hydrolase → MLALHGLTGHGRRWQHFADYVPEIAVAAPDLIGHGRSSWAAPWTIEANVAALAALLEAEADAPVLVVGHSFGSAIAMHLAAARPDLVASLLLLDPAIGLDGQWMSEIAEAMFGSPDYAERSEARQEKGGGVWADVDPAVLDADVDEHLVQLPNGRYGWRISLPAMMSYWSELAREVVLPPAGVPTTLVRARWTSPPYVSDALIDGLRERLGEDFELLDYECDHMVPHAKPEDVAALVRKRLQLV, encoded by the coding sequence ATGCTGGCGTTGCACGGATTGACCGGTCATGGGCGGCGCTGGCAGCACTTCGCGGACTACGTGCCCGAAATTGCGGTGGCCGCACCCGATCTGATCGGGCATGGTCGTTCGTCGTGGGCCGCACCGTGGACGATCGAGGCCAACGTCGCCGCGCTGGCCGCGCTCCTCGAGGCGGAAGCCGATGCTCCGGTGCTAGTGGTGGGGCATTCATTCGGATCCGCAATCGCGATGCATCTGGCGGCGGCCCGGCCCGACCTGGTGGCGTCGTTGTTGCTGCTGGACCCCGCGATCGGTTTGGACGGGCAATGGATGTCCGAGATCGCCGAAGCGATGTTCGGCTCCCCCGACTATGCCGAGCGGTCCGAGGCACGCCAGGAGAAGGGCGGCGGGGTGTGGGCGGACGTGGATCCGGCGGTGCTTGATGCCGACGTCGATGAACACCTGGTGCAGTTGCCGAATGGGCGGTACGGCTGGCGGATCAGCCTGCCGGCGATGATGTCGTATTGGAGCGAGTTGGCGCGCGAGGTCGTGTTGCCGCCCGCCGGCGTGCCGACGACGCTGGTGCGGGCGAGGTGGACGTCGCCGCCCTATGTCAGCGACGCACTGATCGACGGGCTGCGCGAGCGGTTGGGTGAGGATTTCGAGTTGCTGGACTACGAATGTGACCACATGGTGCCGCACGCCAAGCCCGAGGACGTTGCGGCCCTGGTCCGCAAACGCCTGCAGCTGGTCTAG
- the moeZ gene encoding adenylyltransferase/sulfurtransferase MoeZ, whose amino-acid sequence MTSSLPPLVEPAAALSREEVARYSRHLIIPDLGVDGQKRLKNARVLVIGAGGLGSPTLLYLAAAGVGTIGIVDFDIVDESNLQRQIIHGAADVGRSKAQSARDSIVAINPLIEVRLHEFRLEADNAVELFEQYDLILDGTDNFATRYLVNDAAVLAGKPYVWGSIYRFEGQASVFWEDAPNGLGLNYRDLYPEPPPPGMVPSCAEGGVLGIICASIASVMGTEAIKLITGIGETLLGRLMIYDALEMSYRTIRIRKDPTTPKITELIDYEQFCGVVSEDAAVAASGSTITPQELRAMMDAGKKLALIDVREQVEWDIVHIDGAQLVPKGLIISGEGLAQLPQDRVAVLYCKSGVRSAEALAAVKQAGFSDAVHLQGGILAWAKQMQPDMVVY is encoded by the coding sequence GCGCGCTACAGCCGCCACCTGATCATTCCCGACCTCGGTGTCGACGGGCAGAAGCGGCTGAAGAACGCCCGCGTGCTGGTGATCGGGGCCGGTGGCCTCGGGTCGCCGACGTTGTTGTACCTGGCGGCCGCCGGTGTCGGCACCATCGGGATCGTCGACTTCGACATCGTCGACGAGTCGAACCTGCAGCGTCAGATCATTCACGGTGCGGCCGACGTCGGACGGTCCAAGGCGCAGTCGGCGCGCGACTCGATCGTCGCGATCAATCCCCTGATCGAGGTGCGGCTGCACGAGTTCAGGCTGGAGGCCGACAACGCTGTCGAGCTGTTCGAGCAGTACGACCTGATCCTCGACGGCACCGACAACTTCGCCACCCGGTACCTGGTCAACGATGCGGCGGTGCTGGCGGGCAAGCCGTACGTGTGGGGATCGATATACCGGTTCGAGGGCCAGGCGTCGGTGTTCTGGGAGGACGCACCGAACGGGCTGGGCCTGAATTACCGGGATCTGTACCCCGAGCCGCCGCCGCCCGGCATGGTGCCGTCGTGCGCCGAGGGCGGGGTGCTGGGCATCATCTGCGCCTCGATCGCGTCGGTCATGGGTACCGAGGCGATCAAGCTGATCACCGGCATCGGCGAGACCCTGCTGGGCCGGTTGATGATCTACGACGCGCTGGAAATGAGCTACCGAACCATCAGGATCCGCAAGGACCCCACGACGCCGAAAATCACCGAACTCATTGACTACGAGCAGTTCTGCGGCGTGGTGTCCGAGGATGCGGCCGTGGCGGCGAGCGGTTCCACCATCACGCCGCAGGAGTTGCGCGCGATGATGGACGCCGGCAAGAAGCTGGCACTGATCGACGTCCGCGAGCAGGTCGAGTGGGACATCGTGCACATCGACGGCGCCCAACTGGTGCCCAAGGGACTGATTATCTCCGGTGAGGGTCTGGCGCAGCTGCCGCAGGACCGGGTGGCCGTCCTGTACTGCAAGAGTGGGGTGCGCTCGGCGGAGGCGCTGGCCGCGGTGAAGCAGGCCGGTTTCTCCGACGCCGTGCACTTGCAGGGCGGGATCCTGGCCTGGGCAAAGCAGATGCAACCCGACATGGTCGTGTACTGA
- a CDS encoding MGMT family protein, with amino-acid sequence MAQVTDEQIERVRSLVAAIPPGRVSTYGDIASAAELSSPRIVGWIMRTDSADLPWHRVITASGRPAAHLTTRQLELLRAEGVLSVDGRIALSEVRHEFED; translated from the coding sequence ATGGCCCAGGTGACCGACGAGCAGATCGAGCGGGTACGTTCCCTGGTCGCGGCCATTCCGCCCGGCAGAGTGTCCACCTACGGTGACATCGCCTCTGCAGCAGAGCTTTCCAGCCCACGCATCGTCGGCTGGATCATGCGCACCGACTCCGCGGATCTGCCCTGGCACCGGGTGATCACCGCGTCCGGCCGGCCCGCCGCACACCTGACCACGCGGCAGCTGGAGCTACTGCGCGCGGAAGGGGTGTTGTCGGTGGACGGGCGGATTGCGCTGAGCGAGGTCCGCCACGAGTTCGAGGACTAG